In the Setaria italica strain Yugu1 chromosome VI, Setaria_italica_v2.0, whole genome shotgun sequence genome, one interval contains:
- the LOC101759244 gene encoding auxin-responsive protein SAUR36 has translation MISSKKLAQLSKKWQGTGAIGWKRVTTVDKEINTSCSSIVAGKGNCIVYSSDGKRFEIPLAYLHTTVFSELLKLSQEEFGFTSDGRITLPCDTAVMEYVMCLLRREASEDVEKALLSSILMPCHHPSRMVQPTSGMDQQFAVCSS, from the coding sequence ATGATCAGTTCCAAGAAGCTAGCTCAACTGTCCAAGAAGTGGCAGGGAACGGGTGCAATCGGGTGGAAAAGGGTCACAACTGTGGACAAGGAGATCAACACATCTTGCAGCAGCATAGTTGCAGGGAAGGGCAACTGCATTGTCTACTCTTCTGATGGGAAGCGGTTTGAGATCCCCCTCGCTTACCTCCACACGACAGTCTTCTCGGAGCTCCTGAAGCTGTCGCAGGAAGAGTTTGGGTTCACAAGTGATGGGAGGATCACACTGCCTTGCGATACAGCAGTGATGGAGTATGTGATGTGTTTGCTAAGGAGAGAAGCCTCCGAAGATGTTGAGAAGGCACTCCTCAGTTCCATACTGATGCCTTGCCACCACCCCAGCAGGATGGTGCAGCCAACAAGTGGAATGGACCAACAATTCGCCGTGTGCAGCTCCTGA
- the LOC101759652 gene encoding auxin-responsive protein SAUR36-like — translation MISSKKLAQLSKKWQGMGAIGRRRVTTVDKEINPSCSSIVAGKGNCIVYSSDGKRFEIPLTYLRTTVFTELLKLSQEEFGFTSDGRITLPCDTAVMEYVMCLLRREASEDVEKALLSSIVMPCRHQSRMVQPSSGLNQQFAVCSS, via the coding sequence ATGATCAGCTCCAAGAAGCTAGCTCAGCTGTCCAAGAAGTGGCAGGGAATGGGCGCAATTGGGCGAAGGAGGGTCACAACTGTGGACAAAGAGATCAACCCATCTTGCAGCAGCATAGTTGCAGGGAAGGGCAACTGCATTGTCTACTCTTCTGATGGGAAGCGGTTTGAGATCCCCCTCACGTACCTCCGCACAACAGTCTTCACGGAGCTCCTGAAGCTGTCACAGGAAGAGTTTGGGTTCACAAGTGATGGGAGAATCACACTGCCTTGCGATACAGCAGTGATGGAGTATGTGATGTGTTTACTGAGGAGAGAGGCCTCTGAAGATGTTGAGAAGGCACTCCTCAGTTCCATAGTAATGCCTTGCCGCCACCAAAGCAGAATGGTGCAGCCATCCAGTGGATTGAACCAGCAATTTGCTGTCTGCAGCTCCTGA